From one Leptospira stimsonii genomic stretch:
- a CDS encoding LIC10124 family lipoprotein, translated as MKFIFKPFRVLLLSYSLLLILIDCSSVQKIENFNSVLQEPTYKALKEEEVILTNSSDTDYKIRKAGNLIPLYAFAPINFPKDMDPKLSAFLSDEVRLIWAKVKGKQVRISDNVWLNLSLLAEELKRQKVDAVVRTDIRESGGKWIVSQKVADPVKDIVYGNVSGSFQPPLAQTETPVNQVFYLKHGSGVLALDPKSSLVPIWEKSLSSGELDSILKKSVQGYLSFSASSADTEVLFQGEKIGVASFRNYPLPEGLQQIQITRPGQKDINKSIQIRSGQTVTIYQEWKEDRTLGGLRILSFPDALQVALDGFRTGETPFYRSNLSPGALQLELVRDTENGPLVYYEGQLIVDADKITEIALPYKTGNLVSEPEFWKLSGEKGFQALSGNTLDFQNVSTLPPGWFGVFSAPFIPESLEIRGIIPVSSEVDSGISAISFHTAKKTVSIEYEKERLSLYSFPSTGANIGTYKFIKEEKEEGRPFRIVTDTKEGKIRLYLGYSKVLEDTIESSGVWRISILTRGEKFSKRSPLKNLQIEYKGYK; from the coding sequence ATGAAATTTATTTTTAAACCTTTCAGAGTTCTTTTACTCTCCTATTCCCTTCTGCTGATTCTTATCGATTGTTCCTCGGTTCAAAAAATTGAAAATTTCAATTCGGTTTTACAAGAGCCGACCTACAAGGCGCTCAAAGAGGAAGAAGTCATTCTCACAAACAGTTCCGATACGGATTATAAAATTCGAAAAGCGGGAAATTTAATTCCGCTTTACGCTTTTGCTCCGATCAACTTCCCAAAGGATATGGATCCAAAGTTATCTGCGTTTTTATCCGATGAAGTCCGATTGATTTGGGCCAAAGTAAAGGGAAAACAAGTCCGAATTTCGGATAACGTATGGTTGAACCTTTCCTTATTGGCCGAAGAATTGAAAAGACAAAAAGTCGACGCAGTGGTCCGAACCGATATTCGTGAGTCGGGAGGGAAATGGATCGTAAGTCAAAAGGTCGCCGATCCTGTAAAAGATATCGTGTACGGAAACGTTAGCGGTTCCTTTCAACCTCCTTTGGCTCAAACAGAAACGCCGGTCAATCAAGTATTTTATTTAAAACACGGATCCGGGGTTCTTGCATTAGATCCGAAATCTTCTCTGGTTCCTATCTGGGAAAAGTCGCTGAGTTCAGGCGAACTCGATTCTATCTTAAAAAAATCCGTCCAAGGTTATTTGTCTTTTAGCGCTTCTTCCGCAGATACGGAAGTTTTATTCCAAGGAGAAAAAATCGGCGTCGCTTCCTTTCGGAACTATCCGCTCCCGGAAGGCCTACAGCAGATTCAAATCACTCGGCCAGGACAAAAAGACATCAACAAGTCGATTCAAATCCGTTCCGGTCAAACGGTTACGATCTATCAAGAGTGGAAAGAAGATAGAACCTTGGGCGGGCTTCGGATCTTAAGCTTCCCGGATGCGTTGCAGGTCGCGCTCGACGGGTTTAGAACCGGTGAAACTCCATTCTATCGAAGCAACCTGAGTCCTGGAGCTCTTCAATTGGAATTGGTGCGGGATACGGAAAACGGACCTCTCGTTTACTATGAAGGCCAACTGATTGTGGACGCTGACAAAATCACCGAGATCGCACTTCCTTATAAGACCGGCAACTTGGTTTCTGAACCGGAGTTTTGGAAGTTGTCAGGCGAAAAGGGATTTCAAGCCCTTTCCGGGAATACATTAGATTTTCAGAATGTTTCTACACTGCCTCCGGGTTGGTTCGGAGTTTTTTCAGCTCCGTTCATTCCGGAAAGTCTTGAGATTCGCGGAATCATTCCGGTCAGTTCCGAGGTAGATTCCGGGATTTCTGCGATTTCGTTTCACACGGCGAAAAAAACGGTCAGCATAGAATATGAAAAAGAAAGATTGAGTCTTTATTCTTTTCCTTCTACCGGAGCCAATATCGGTACGTATAAGTTTATTAAAGAGGAAAAAGAAGAAGGTCGTCCGTTTCGAATCGTCACGGATACGAAGGAAGGTAAAATTCGTCTCTATCTCGGTTACTCGAAAGTTTTGGAAGACACGATAGAATCTTCCGGTGTTTGGAGAATTTCGATTCTCACCAGAGGCGAAAAATTTTCCAAACGTTCTCCGTTAAAAAATCTTCAGATAGAATACAAAGGATATAAATGA
- a CDS encoding MBL fold metallo-hydrolase encodes MKVKLYGVRGSLPTPLSESEYREKILKILKAAHTEIQRKNGSFSEEDFFDSLDPSLSRTVGGNTTCVYIQAQSGDRYVIDCGSGIRQLGNDLLSEGIQPGDKIHILITHTHWDHIQGWPFFKPAYFPNVEIHFYSTIPNLEERFERQQNEENFPLPLSGMMSKKIFHLLEKNQEKEIGSVKITPFLLRHPGNCTGFRFEEQGKSFLFCTDVEVQEPDLDEFQDLRKSFGKTDMLIIDAQYSTEEAEKKVGWGHTSGRVAVRCGEILEVDRLVLTHHEPDHKDEEILKIFQKESGSSPNLKVFLGRENDSFSL; translated from the coding sequence GTGAAAGTAAAACTATACGGCGTACGGGGTTCTCTTCCCACCCCATTGAGCGAATCCGAATATCGGGAAAAAATCCTCAAAATTCTGAAAGCGGCTCATACGGAGATCCAGAGGAAGAATGGAAGTTTTTCGGAAGAAGACTTTTTCGATTCTTTGGACCCATCGCTATCCAGAACAGTCGGCGGTAATACTACTTGCGTTTATATTCAAGCTCAATCCGGAGATCGTTATGTTATCGATTGCGGATCAGGAATTCGTCAGTTAGGAAATGATCTTCTTTCGGAAGGCATTCAACCTGGAGATAAAATTCACATTCTGATCACGCATACACACTGGGATCATATTCAGGGTTGGCCGTTTTTTAAGCCGGCTTACTTTCCCAATGTGGAAATCCACTTCTATTCTACCATTCCGAATCTTGAAGAGAGGTTCGAAAGACAACAAAACGAGGAAAATTTTCCGCTTCCACTTTCCGGAATGATGTCAAAAAAAATCTTTCATCTTTTGGAAAAGAATCAAGAGAAGGAAATCGGCTCCGTAAAGATTACTCCGTTTCTTCTTAGACATCCTGGGAACTGCACGGGCTTTCGATTTGAGGAGCAGGGGAAAAGTTTCCTATTTTGCACCGATGTCGAGGTGCAAGAACCGGATTTAGACGAGTTCCAAGACTTAAGAAAATCCTTCGGAAAGACGGATATGCTCATCATTGACGCTCAATATAGCACGGAAGAAGCGGAAAAGAAGGTCGGCTGGGGACATACTTCCGGAAGAGTTGCGGTTCGATGCGGTGAAATTTTGGAAGTCGATCGTTTGGTATTAACACACCACGAACCGGATCATAAAGACGAAGAGATTCTAAAAATTTTTCAAAAAGAATCCGGTTCTTCTCCTAATCTAAAAGTTTTTCTGGGCCGTGAAAACGATTCGTTTTCACTTTAA
- a CDS encoding tetratricopeptide repeat protein, which translates to MKGLNFMKSNLISILVLVLIGGQFFVNCSSKDFRKSQTQDGVLEKDAATREKLKKVSKILNDGNSFFQKGNFEKSLEKANLAINTYPTAPGYYLAGISEYKLSKNQEALLSLKKGTEVDPENEQILLTLGIIYTAEGKNENAIEVYGRLESLPVKDKYNYSFKKAVLLKNQNKFEEAYSTLKKIPAKEFAFPAQLNMQLGDAAVQLKKYEEAEAYFEEARKNDPELLSAKKSASVTRVASALESGNQAMRRKNYKEAANYFQTAVQNDPKNPTPYIFLGNSKILLGEYEAALKAFESSLSLKSDYPEAISGIAAVHYKTGNFRKSVAVLEKATALFPNNAIFQNQMGLNMKGLGEPAKALVYFTRAQELDPTFAEPVTNLVFLLIAENRYKAARKEADSLKAEAEKKHIIAFIDVSEQIYEGDRHLRKGDTKGAKVFYEKAKKASAEEPAVYNAFGRLHFIAGEHKASEENFKKALSIDKQNIPALQGLIRLYSSQKNHNLVNQYTKELENLTGNDPSAAIVLGRTYEDKKEYEKAESVYKNLQKKFPNNEAVNFRLAMLYYKIALEENEKNNHDSAINWIGKAEKLSKDIPEIAETRKTIQENQKFATVIPTIQKANKLFETAHYEKAIPLYQEAFQKTGKLTLYVKIAECYLALGNEEKGISMLENPPQGTRNLQSREAIYAFLLRKGEIDKAEEGFKEILSKKPDSYYSHYQMGIIHLQKKKYEASIDSFDRSILLNTDFVAARIGKGISTYHAGNKKLAREEFEAAMQQDSDNELAPYNIGIILFNDNLYNEAVTIFKDIIQKNPDFPDAHYELSYIYYKRGDFDQAEKEIRRALELERTARNIFALIRILSEQKTKLAVPAIKKEVLDLGREIAEKFPTSSYASQAERLVIADDDNPVILQSYQSRGKLIGVPILINNSVILNYGTSVESLDKDRGIRNWRIQTSTPLKFIFADKRLVGISEKKIEVLDLKTGLLLRETKLPSGEVRKAALSGENILVEVVSGKNSKIYSYSDQLEQNGSVVFEGSFWSGIKSGSVFIVSGKNGIEAQVFDSSLKDLNVRKIQQKGTGDLRYLGAYETGIFFLSGKKIVSLDDKNVASVDLPTEAASLFVVRSPYLWFHSGKTIFRVESGSLKLISFNVESTDIEGILPGKKDDSIVLFRSGKAIRYGLDGKPLWTYPLKDEEGKIYSLVYR; encoded by the coding sequence ATGAAAGGTTTGAATTTCATGAAAAGTAATCTTATATCGATCCTCGTTCTCGTATTGATTGGCGGGCAATTTTTCGTAAATTGTTCGAGTAAGGATTTTAGAAAATCACAAACTCAAGACGGAGTTTTGGAAAAGGATGCCGCAACACGTGAAAAGTTGAAAAAGGTTTCCAAAATTTTGAATGATGGAAATTCTTTTTTCCAAAAAGGAAACTTCGAAAAATCCCTAGAAAAAGCCAATCTCGCGATCAACACTTATCCAACGGCTCCCGGTTATTACTTGGCCGGGATCTCCGAATATAAACTGAGCAAAAATCAGGAAGCTCTTCTTTCTTTGAAAAAAGGAACGGAAGTCGATCCGGAGAACGAACAGATCCTTCTGACGTTAGGCATCATTTATACCGCGGAAGGCAAAAATGAAAATGCGATCGAAGTGTATGGAAGGCTGGAATCGCTACCGGTAAAAGATAAATACAATTATTCATTCAAAAAAGCCGTTCTATTAAAGAATCAAAACAAATTTGAAGAAGCGTATTCTACTCTTAAGAAAATTCCCGCGAAAGAATTTGCGTTTCCAGCTCAGTTGAATATGCAACTCGGAGACGCGGCAGTTCAGTTAAAAAAATACGAGGAAGCCGAGGCGTATTTCGAGGAAGCAAGGAAGAACGATCCGGAATTGCTTTCGGCGAAGAAGTCCGCGTCCGTTACACGCGTAGCTTCCGCTTTAGAAAGTGGAAATCAAGCGATGCGTCGCAAGAATTATAAAGAAGCCGCGAATTACTTTCAGACGGCTGTTCAGAACGATCCAAAAAATCCGACGCCGTATATCTTTCTCGGAAACTCAAAAATTCTTCTCGGAGAATATGAAGCCGCTTTAAAGGCATTTGAATCTTCGCTTTCCTTAAAATCGGATTATCCCGAAGCAATTTCCGGAATTGCGGCCGTTCATTACAAAACCGGAAACTTCCGGAAATCCGTTGCGGTTTTAGAAAAGGCGACCGCTTTGTTCCCGAACAACGCAATCTTTCAAAACCAAATGGGTTTGAATATGAAAGGTTTGGGTGAACCGGCAAAGGCACTTGTGTATTTTACACGTGCTCAGGAATTGGATCCTACGTTTGCGGAACCGGTTACCAACTTGGTCTTCCTCTTGATCGCTGAAAATCGATATAAGGCCGCGAGAAAAGAGGCGGATTCCTTAAAAGCGGAAGCTGAAAAAAAACATATCATCGCATTTATCGATGTTTCGGAGCAAATCTACGAAGGCGATCGACATCTTCGCAAAGGTGATACAAAAGGAGCGAAGGTATTTTATGAAAAAGCAAAGAAGGCTTCTGCTGAAGAACCGGCCGTTTACAACGCTTTCGGTCGTTTGCATTTTATTGCCGGAGAACACAAAGCATCCGAAGAAAATTTCAAAAAGGCGCTCTCGATAGATAAACAAAATATTCCGGCGTTGCAAGGTCTGATCCGACTTTATTCGTCCCAAAAGAATCACAACTTAGTGAATCAATACACAAAGGAGTTGGAGAATCTAACCGGAAATGATCCATCTGCCGCGATCGTTTTGGGAAGGACATACGAAGATAAGAAAGAATACGAAAAGGCCGAATCGGTTTATAAGAATCTTCAGAAAAAATTTCCAAACAATGAGGCCGTAAACTTTCGTCTGGCGATGTTGTATTATAAAATCGCTCTTGAGGAAAATGAGAAGAACAATCATGATTCGGCGATTAACTGGATCGGTAAGGCTGAGAAATTATCGAAGGATATTCCTGAGATCGCGGAAACCCGAAAAACGATTCAAGAAAATCAAAAGTTCGCGACTGTAATTCCGACAATCCAAAAGGCGAATAAACTTTTCGAAACGGCTCATTACGAAAAGGCGATTCCACTTTATCAGGAGGCGTTTCAAAAAACGGGAAAGTTGACGCTCTATGTAAAGATTGCCGAATGTTATCTTGCGCTTGGAAATGAAGAAAAGGGAATTTCCATGTTGGAAAACCCTCCTCAAGGAACTAGAAATTTGCAGAGTCGCGAGGCGATTTATGCGTTCCTATTAAGAAAAGGCGAGATTGATAAGGCGGAAGAAGGTTTTAAAGAGATTCTTTCGAAAAAACCGGATTCTTATTATAGTCATTATCAGATGGGGATTATCCATCTTCAAAAGAAAAAATACGAAGCCTCGATCGATTCCTTTGATCGTTCGATTCTTCTCAATACGGACTTCGTAGCGGCAAGAATCGGAAAAGGGATTTCTACCTATCACGCGGGCAATAAGAAACTTGCGAGAGAGGAATTTGAAGCCGCGATGCAACAAGATTCCGATAACGAACTCGCCCCGTACAATATCGGAATCATTCTTTTCAATGATAATCTATATAACGAAGCCGTAACCATCTTCAAGGATATCATCCAAAAGAATCCTGACTTTCCGGATGCTCATTACGAGCTTTCCTACATTTACTATAAGCGCGGAGATTTTGATCAGGCCGAAAAGGAAATTCGCAGAGCGTTGGAATTGGAAAGAACCGCAAGAAATATTTTCGCGCTGATTCGAATTCTTTCGGAGCAAAAAACAAAATTAGCCGTTCCCGCGATTAAAAAAGAAGTTCTGGATTTGGGCAGGGAAATCGCGGAGAAGTTCCCAACTTCGTCTTACGCAAGTCAGGCGGAAAGATTGGTTATCGCGGACGACGATAATCCGGTGATTCTTCAATCGTATCAAAGTAGAGGGAAGTTGATCGGGGTTCCGATTCTAATCAACAATTCGGTAATCTTGAATTATGGAACGAGCGTCGAATCTCTGGACAAGGATAGAGGAATTCGAAATTGGAGAATTCAAACTTCGACTCCTTTGAAATTTATCTTCGCCGACAAAAGATTAGTGGGAATCTCCGAAAAGAAAATCGAAGTATTGGATCTCAAAACGGGACTCCTATTAAGAGAAACGAAACTTCCTTCCGGCGAAGTTAGAAAAGCGGCGCTTTCCGGGGAAAATATTTTGGTCGAAGTGGTTTCCGGTAAAAATTCTAAGATTTATAGCTACTCCGATCAACTGGAACAAAACGGTTCCGTTGTTTTCGAAGGATCTTTCTGGTCCGGAATTAAATCCGGTTCTGTGTTCATCGTGAGCGGTAAGAATGGAATTGAGGCACAGGTTTTTGATTCTTCTTTAAAAGATCTAAACGTGAGAAAAATTCAACAAAAAGGAACGGGAGATCTTCGCTATCTGGGCGCTTATGAAACCGGAATCTTTTTTCTCTCCGGTAAAAAGATCGTTTCCCTCGACGACAAGAACGTTGCATCGGTCGATCTTCCGACGGAAGCCGCTTCCCTTTTCGTGGTTCGGTCTCCATATCTTTGGTTTCATTCCGGAAAAACCATCTTTCGAGTAGAATCCGGTTCCTTGAAGTTAATTTCGTTTAACGTAGAATCAACGGATATCGAGGGAATTCTTCCCGGCAAAAAGGATGATAGCATCGTACTTTTTAGATCCGGAAAAGCGATTCGTTACGGTTTGGATGGAAAGCCGCTTTGGACGTATCCTCTCAAAGATGAGGAAGGAAAAATCTATTCTTTAGTCTATCGTTGA
- a CDS encoding SpoIIE family protein phosphatase: MIYEPRLDRMTVMSVKNQKSSLSRVAQHFEIKKGEDNGPLTECIEHCKSIYYKFADQKHKHFKQYARLNRTVAALAVPIHLNGEVLGIITVDYNRDDPEKAENDRYFLELLAAQFAVTLKNRILFEVSQTQSRNFRSLHSAALRLSSLGFKYKVEIFRVILLSLTEFSENDLYSLFEWNKDNHTLFGHFLTGNITSPEIRMDVDMARQSTFKIRIQTTDKETETVGDIKRRISRKELEPIPGELSIPVKRYEFFLKEVFELTDSKLALSSDFPELEKFGMLGLNLAILPVVHTDKSDIVIILGKRKDRHFNAEELEVLNAFSIQAGISIQNYHLFDQRAQKERLDKEIEIAKELQKSLLPRKMPEHGGYEFAGTMVPARGVGGDYYDFITDPFNTETVICIGDVSGKGVPAGIVMATVRTIIHSLVRKKVSPWDIVNTVNTYIFQNYKESSSPRFMSMTVIKWEMNRNEFQFSGAGQGTLYLLRNSTKKIEEIPTNGIILGIDPDISKFENINQFRMLPGDLLIMCTDGVLEASNQEGIQFETDRFKKSILQFQGEPLQAMLDGIVSEIRKFTGNQEQMDDITLAAIRRIR, translated from the coding sequence ATGATCTACGAACCTCGTCTGGATCGAATGACGGTGATGTCCGTGAAAAATCAAAAATCATCTCTTTCCCGGGTCGCACAACACTTTGAGATCAAAAAGGGCGAAGACAACGGCCCACTAACGGAATGTATCGAACACTGCAAATCCATTTACTACAAATTCGCCGATCAAAAACACAAACACTTCAAACAATACGCGAGACTCAATCGAACCGTAGCCGCACTTGCGGTTCCAATTCATCTCAATGGAGAAGTTTTAGGAATCATCACCGTAGATTATAATCGAGACGATCCGGAAAAAGCCGAAAACGATCGATACTTTCTGGAACTTCTCGCGGCGCAATTCGCAGTAACGCTGAAAAATAGAATTCTATTCGAAGTGTCGCAAACACAATCTCGGAATTTTCGATCTCTTCATTCTGCGGCGCTTCGACTTTCGTCCTTGGGTTTTAAATACAAGGTAGAAATCTTTCGAGTCATTCTTCTTTCCTTAACCGAATTCTCGGAAAACGATTTGTATTCCCTTTTCGAATGGAACAAGGACAATCATACACTCTTCGGACATTTTCTGACCGGAAATATTACAAGTCCTGAAATTAGAATGGATGTCGATATGGCGAGGCAATCCACATTTAAGATAAGAATTCAGACAACGGATAAGGAGACCGAAACGGTAGGAGACATCAAAAGAAGAATTTCTCGAAAAGAACTCGAACCGATCCCTGGTGAACTGTCGATACCGGTCAAACGATATGAATTTTTTCTAAAGGAAGTTTTCGAACTCACTGATTCCAAACTCGCCCTTTCTTCCGATTTCCCGGAATTGGAAAAATTCGGAATGTTGGGCTTGAACCTTGCAATCCTTCCCGTAGTTCACACGGATAAGTCCGATATCGTAATCATCCTGGGAAAAAGAAAGGATCGTCATTTTAATGCAGAAGAATTAGAAGTTTTGAATGCGTTTTCGATTCAGGCGGGAATCTCGATTCAGAACTATCATCTTTTCGATCAAAGGGCTCAAAAGGAAAGGCTCGATAAAGAAATCGAAATCGCAAAAGAACTCCAAAAATCTTTACTTCCTCGGAAAATGCCGGAACACGGAGGTTATGAATTTGCGGGAACGATGGTTCCCGCGAGAGGAGTCGGCGGAGACTACTACGATTTTATTACGGATCCATTTAACACCGAAACGGTGATCTGTATCGGTGATGTAAGCGGGAAAGGTGTTCCTGCGGGAATCGTGATGGCGACTGTTAGGACGATCATTCATTCTTTGGTTCGCAAGAAGGTAAGTCCTTGGGACATCGTTAACACTGTAAACACCTATATCTTTCAGAATTACAAGGAATCCTCTTCTCCTCGATTTATGTCTATGACGGTCATTAAGTGGGAGATGAACCGGAACGAGTTTCAATTCAGCGGTGCAGGACAAGGAACGTTGTATCTCCTTAGAAACTCTACAAAAAAGATCGAAGAAATTCCGACGAACGGAATAATCTTAGGAATCGATCCGGACATATCCAAATTCGAAAACATAAATCAATTTAGAATGTTACCCGGAGATCTTTTGATCATGTGCACGGACGGGGTTTTAGAAGCCTCGAATCAGGAAGGAATTCAGTTCGAGACGGACCGATTCAAAAAATCCATTCTTCAATTTCAAGGGGAGCCTTTACAAGCGATGTTGGACGGAATCGTTTCTGAAATTCGCAAATTTACCGGTAATCAAGAACAGATGGACGATATTACTCTTGCCGCAATCCGAAGGATCCGATAG
- the trmB gene encoding tRNA (guanine(46)-N(7))-methyltransferase TrmB, with the protein MIQDLEQKLWSIAGGIPFASEYFLQASPVRKLKKENLFPKEFETYFLELGSGWGEVAIAMALERPNTGFVLMEKKFDRIRHTMRAIERNRLENVKILCVNFNWFLEDVFEENVFSEILLNFPDPWPKRRHHKKRTMNSKFLRSLQILLPEGGKFSFATDYGPYARKAIRLFRDSSSFRPEQFELRLERSEIPVSHFERKKREEGKRIYYIDQILIQK; encoded by the coding sequence ATGATCCAAGATCTCGAACAAAAACTTTGGTCGATTGCAGGAGGGATTCCGTTCGCTTCTGAATATTTTTTACAAGCTAGCCCTGTAAGGAAACTGAAAAAAGAAAATTTATTCCCAAAAGAATTCGAGACATATTTTTTAGAACTCGGCTCGGGTTGGGGAGAAGTCGCGATCGCGATGGCCTTGGAAAGACCCAACACCGGCTTCGTTCTCATGGAGAAAAAATTCGATCGAATTCGGCACACGATGCGCGCAATCGAAAGGAACCGACTCGAAAACGTAAAAATTCTCTGTGTTAACTTCAATTGGTTTTTGGAGGATGTCTTCGAAGAGAACGTTTTTTCGGAAATTCTATTAAACTTTCCCGATCCTTGGCCTAAAAGAAGACATCATAAAAAAAGAACGATGAATTCAAAATTCCTTCGTTCTTTGCAGATCCTTCTCCCCGAAGGAGGAAAATTTTCCTTCGCGACCGACTACGGCCCCTATGCTAGAAAAGCAATTCGTCTTTTCCGAGATTCCAGTTCATTTCGACCTGAACAATTCGAACTAAGATTGGAAAGGTCGGAGATTCCCGTCTCTCACTTTGAAAGAAAGAAACGGGAAGAAGGGAAAAGAATTTACTACATCGATCAGATTCTGATTCAGAAATGA
- a CDS encoding FecR family protein yields the protein MKRSLLITISYGLLALLMACSTNKSSGSDQVKTESETAVARIVWVLGDVKILSEAGEKKAELGVALGATDRVVTGSNGGAEIMVADSGIIKMSKNSDIEISNLMNPNGSDTNVQVNYGKIVTMVKKGQKNTEFTVSTPTALAGVRGTSFLTSVERPEGSKVNCAKENCTVRFAVIEGSIAVSKKGESSEVILSKNRELRIEKNQKLTDKLIRSLQKDSLTEMKELIVLHKNETFEYGKLVEELKSSSEELKILSQSGSVEEVKAEFQKREATRNHADEVTKTAKAVNETKYVQQDVQKEKLKLNPKETF from the coding sequence ATGAAACGTTCTCTATTAATAACAATTAGCTACGGTCTTTTGGCCTTGTTGATGGCATGTAGCACAAATAAATCATCCGGTAGCGATCAGGTTAAAACTGAATCCGAAACAGCCGTTGCGAGAATCGTCTGGGTTCTTGGTGATGTAAAAATTCTTTCCGAAGCCGGCGAGAAAAAGGCGGAGTTGGGTGTTGCCCTGGGGGCTACCGATCGTGTCGTGACCGGATCGAATGGCGGCGCTGAAATCATGGTAGCGGACAGCGGTATTATCAAAATGTCAAAGAATTCAGACATTGAAATATCCAACCTTATGAATCCAAACGGATCCGATACGAACGTTCAAGTAAACTACGGAAAGATCGTAACCATGGTGAAAAAGGGCCAGAAGAATACCGAGTTTACGGTTTCTACTCCGACTGCCCTCGCGGGGGTACGTGGAACTTCGTTCCTAACTTCCGTGGAAAGACCTGAGGGATCGAAAGTCAATTGTGCGAAAGAAAATTGTACAGTTCGTTTTGCGGTCATTGAAGGAAGCATAGCTGTTTCTAAAAAAGGAGAATCGTCCGAAGTCATTCTCAGTAAGAATAGAGAATTGAGAATCGAGAAGAATCAAAAACTCACTGATAAATTGATCCGCTCTCTGCAAAAAGATTCTCTCACTGAAATGAAAGAACTCATCGTTCTTCACAAAAATGAAACGTTCGAATACGGAAAACTTGTGGAAGAACTCAAATCTTCCAGCGAAGAACTCAAAATCCTGAGTCAATCCGGTTCGGTAGAAGAAGTTAAAGCTGAATTTCAAAAACGCGAAGCAACTCGCAACCACGCGGACGAAGTAACCAAGACCGCGAAAGCCGTGAACGAGACGAAATACGTTCAACAAGATGTACAAAAGGAAAAGTTGAAGTTAAATCCGAAAGAAACCTTCTAG
- a CDS encoding PilZ domain-containing protein: MQTEMGQQKKTASDPLSDKRFYKRFRKNNLVKMILGKNEILGNLEDISMIGASISSREEILLGERVRFMSPILSIEIEADIIRRDLVQETYKYGLVFHDLSDAAIVEILNKIASVD; encoded by the coding sequence ATGCAAACTGAGATGGGACAACAAAAAAAAACTGCTAGCGATCCTCTATCCGATAAGCGCTTTTATAAACGCTTTCGTAAGAACAACCTAGTGAAGATGATTCTTGGAAAAAACGAGATCCTCGGAAATTTGGAAGATATCAGTATGATCGGAGCTTCGATAAGCTCAAGAGAAGAAATTCTTCTTGGTGAGCGAGTTCGATTTATGTCGCCTATACTTTCTATCGAAATTGAAGCGGATATCATTCGCAGAGATTTGGTTCAGGAAACATATAAGTACGGCCTGGTATTTCACGATCTTTCCGACGCGGCTATTGTAGAAATTTTGAATAAGATCGCTTCCGTCGATTGA
- the yihA gene encoding ribosome biogenesis GTP-binding protein YihA/YsxC encodes MNEDPQKKDEPFFKDVEFNSSYGEASKIPSKGIPQIAFAGRSNAGKSSLLNAILERKSLAKVSSTPGKTKLLNFFFVNRSIYLVDLPGFGYSANSHKDHEAMMDLLMDYLNHAKDLKSLFLVCDAQRDLPEEELELIGTCFERNIKPVLIRTKIDKLNQSDLSKLRKKMKNIHELYPMLETVLVSNKSGKGLPELRKIVDSLIGMVGTPTEPFSERIEEIS; translated from the coding sequence ATGAACGAGGATCCTCAAAAAAAGGACGAGCCATTTTTCAAAGACGTAGAGTTTAACTCGTCTTATGGCGAAGCAAGCAAGATCCCTTCCAAAGGGATCCCTCAGATTGCATTTGCCGGTCGTTCAAACGCCGGTAAGTCCTCTCTTCTCAACGCAATTCTTGAAAGAAAATCATTAGCCAAAGTTTCCTCCACTCCCGGTAAAACAAAACTTCTTAACTTTTTCTTCGTAAATCGATCGATTTACCTGGTCGACTTACCCGGCTTCGGTTACTCCGCCAATTCTCATAAAGACCATGAAGCGATGATGGATCTTTTAATGGACTATTTGAATCACGCGAAGGATTTGAAATCCTTATTCTTAGTTTGTGACGCGCAAAGAGATCTTCCGGAAGAAGAACTTGAATTGATCGGAACTTGTTTCGAAAGGAATATTAAACCGGTTTTAATACGAACAAAAATTGATAAACTCAACCAGAGCGATTTATCAAAGTTAAGAAAGAAAATGAAGAACATTCATGAATTATATCCGATGCTGGAAACCGTTCTTGTTTCGAATAAATCAGGGAAAGGTCTCCCAGAGTTACGAAAGATCGTAGATTCTTTGATTGGAATGGTCGGAACTCCAACAGAGCCTTTTTCGGAAAGAATCGAAGAAATTTCTTAG